In Triticum urartu cultivar G1812 chromosome 6, Tu2.1, whole genome shotgun sequence, the following proteins share a genomic window:
- the LOC125513877 gene encoding probable C-terminal domain small phosphatase — MVSRTPTKAPAARPGTGTGSPAKPSPSPTPAARRRQALRGGRRPSSTKRRASPLKSLAAAPAAVASSFGRSVRFCRRRLIKVFARLAVLGSPSKRRAGATGFQRLRSSSPPPTPHFSPRAQRPGRVHAAALPPPSDPEKKTLFLDLDETLIHSQTDPAPARYDFTVRPVICGKAVTFYVCKRPGVDDFLRAAAEAFEVVIFTAGLEQYASLVLDRLDPTGALIAHRLYRSACRDDGDGRLVKDLSATGRAPDCAIIVDDNPNAYSLQPENALPVAPFIDDANDQELEKVMRFLDAAAGFDDTREAIRYYKDLVTEK; from the coding sequence ATGGTGTCGAGGACGCCCACGAAGGCGCCGGCGGCCAGGCCCGGCACCGGCACCGGCAGCCCCGCGAAGCCGTCGCCGTCGCCGACCCCGGCGGCGAGGCGCCGCCAGGCCCTTCGCGGGGGCCGCCGCCCGTCCTCCACGAAGCGGAGGGCGTCCCCGCTCAAGTCCCTCGcggccgcccccgccgccgtggcctcctccttcggccgctccgtgcgcttctgccgccgccgcctcatcAAGGTCTTCGCCCGCCTCGCCGTCCTCGGCTCCCCGTCCAAGCGCAGGGCCGGGGCCACGGGGTTCCAGCGCCTCCGCTCCTCCTCGCCCCCGCCCACGCCGCACTTCTCGCCCCGCGCTCAGCGGCCCGGCAGGGTCCACGCCGCCGCGCTCCCGCCGCCGTCGGATCCGGAAAAGAAGACCCTTTTTCTGGACCTCGACGAGACGCTCATCCACTCCCAGACCGACCCGGCGCCGGCGCGCTACGACTTCACCGTGCGGCCGGTCATCTGCGGCAAGGCGGTCACCTTCTACGTCTGCAAGCGCCCGGGCGTCGACGACTTTCTCCGCGCGGCGGCGGAGGCCTTCGAGGTCGTCATCTTCACCGCGGGGCTGGAGCAGTACGCCTCGCTCGTGCTCGACCGCCTCGACCCCACGGGCGCGCTGATCGCGCACCGCCTGTACCGCAGCGCCTGCCGAGACGACGGCGACGGCAGGCTCGTCAAGGACCTGTCGGCCACTGGCCGGGCTCCGGACTGCGCCATCATCGTCGACGACAACCCAAACGCCTACTCCCTGCAGCCAGAGAACGCCCTCCCGGTGGCGCCCTTCATCGACGATGCCAATGACCAGGAGCTGGAGAAGGTCATGCGATTCTTGGACGCCGCCGCAGGGTTCGACGATACCAGGGAGGCCATCAGGTACTACAAGGATCTCGTCACAGAGAAGTGA